The genomic window GATCAATCGGACAAACCGTTTCACCAACATTAATTTCTTCCATTCCTGAAACAGCGATAAGATCGCCTGCTTTTGCTTCTTCAATTTCAACACGCTTTAAACCAAGGAAACCAAATAATTTCGTTACACGGAAGTGTTTAACCGAACCATCGAGTTTCATCAACGCAACTTGCTCGCCGACTTTCATCGTTCCTCTAAAGATTCGTCCAATTCCGATACGACCAACATAGTCGTTGTAATCTAGTAACGTAATTTGGAATTGAAGTGGCTCATCGCTATTATCAACAGGTGCAGGAATCGATTCAATAATAGTATTAAACAAATCTTTCATTGAGTCTTCTTGTTTATCAGGCGTTAAAGAAGACGTTCCATTAATAGCTGATGCATATACAACTGGAAAATCAAGCTGATCTTCATCTGCACCTAAATCAATAAATAAGTCAACCACTTCATCAACTACCTCGGCTGCTCTTGCTGCCGGACGGTCAATTTTGTTTACAACAACAATAGGCGTTAACTTTTGCTCAAGCGCTTTTTTCAGAACAAAGCGCGTTTGAGGCATACAGCCCTCATACGCATCAACGACGAGCAATACACCGTCAACCATTTTCATGATACGCTCTACTTCACCACCAAAATCAGCGTGACCAGGTGTATCCATGATATTTATGCGCTTATCCGCGTAGTTGATCGCGGTATTCTTTGCTAAAATGGTAATGCCTCGCTCTTTTTCCAAAGCATTTGAATCCATCGCGCGCTCTTGCACTGTTTCGTGCTGCTGGAATGTTCCAGATTGTTTTAACAATTCGTCAACCAAGGTTGTTTTTCCGTGGTCAACGTGAGCGATAATCGCAATATTTCTTATATCTTCACGTACATTCATTCTATTCTCTCCTTTATTTCCTCCATAGAGATGTTCAACTGTCTAAGTATAGCATAAAGTTGTTTCAGTTCCTATTTTATTTCAAAAACAGTATTTCACCAAAAAATGTTTCCCATTTTGTCACACGTAACCCTTTCCCTCGTAGCAAGAAAGCGGTACACTATTTAATAGTGAATAGAGGGGGTAAGACGATTTTGAATAAAGAAAATGTGATATTCCTAACACTATCCATTATAACGGTATTGTGTATTATGGGGATTGGCGTCGCTGTTGCAGAACGTAGTCTTCTAATTGCTGTTGTCTCAATCGTTGGAATCGTTGTCTCCATGGGACTAGGATTTGGATTAAGAAAAAAAAACGTGAATAGCCAAAATTAAAATGTAAAAAGGAGAGCCATTAATGGTTCTCCTTTGTTCGTCTTTTTACAATACTATTCGTTGCCTCTTCCAAAGGACGAATAATTGCACTCACATCTTGATGCCCGTATTTTTCTTTGGCATGAGCTACTTTTTGCGCTCCTACTTTCACAACATCAAGAGGCATATTAAGCTCTTCTGCTAATCCTAAAGCAAGCTTAATATCTTTATCTAACAAATTAATCGAGAATCTGGCATCAAAGTTTCGATCAAGAATTGCATCAACGGCCCAATCCATACTTTTTGAAAATCCAGCACTTCGCTTGATGACGTCATACGCAATAGCAGGGTCTACTCCTGCCTTTTCGGCCATTACATAACATTCTGCTAAAGCCGACTGATGTACACCAATTAACATATTGTTTAATAGCTTTACCGTTGTTCCACTTCCGATTTGACCAACCCGAATGATATACTCACCAAATGCTTCAAGAACAGGTTGTACTGCCGGAAAGACTTCTTCATCACACCCACACATAATCGTTAATGTACCAGCTTCTGCCCCCATTG from Shouchella hunanensis includes these protein-coding regions:
- a CDS encoding DUF5325 family protein, whose translation is MNKENVIFLTLSIITVLCIMGIGVAVAERSLLIAVVSIVGIVVSMGLGFGLRKKNVNSQN
- a CDS encoding NAD(P)-dependent oxidoreductase; translated protein: MKVGFIGLGTMGLPMARHLVEAGYETYVVSRSRGPIETAVAFGAFEKETPKSLIETVDVVMTCLPTPDSIKDVYDGETGLLAGASRGKVIIDHSTVNPATNEWCYQESAKKGTAFVDAPISGGPMGAEAGTLTIMCGCDEEVFPAVQPVLEAFGEYIIRVGQIGSGTTVKLLNNMLIGVHQSALAECYVMAEKAGVDPAIAYDVIKRSAGFSKSMDWAVDAILDRNFDARFSINLLDKDIKLALGLAEELNMPLDVVKVGAQKVAHAKEKYGHQDVSAIIRPLEEATNSIVKRRTKENH